A single genomic interval of Daucus carota subsp. sativus chromosome 1, DH1 v3.0, whole genome shotgun sequence harbors:
- the LOC135152347 gene encoding probable DNA-directed RNA polymerase, with protein MNQKKDSQETTWITRTHEFLPPIGSDDREKVIGFWSDFYKSVFELSESTSSYQDCFPTKNDSIYKQIVFKRLEQCRGSHLSDEQLRKLQLFIEDSTLEFDEKSMYKTVPNAVKMMILRGEESVVDDSSGKRKKAGFQSVKKGYDSSAMTYLLKSSKLTAEEKDSLNVFGQHTLEVLLIHVLSVLFNSVESDSVIRLSTLIDRLDTTVRSQIQLLKNRKSRYEQSISTAKAGVDIAPKPNGSPKNTFHFGNELASFLERKDLIEISIIGNIEDEPNRKKNGSFYLAKHQYVHCKIPASDLPIRFSLPMVCKPEDWQSILQDNQKPKYLSDLRGGYLSSLTADVDERYRLLSSKNLDNFYLEFHDDNSTELCDIMNKLQSQPFKVNSSFLSYIRQNESLLVEQGLILPSFLSKLQIKDIYEKFKKKYYSYHFSKSVRLATLFKELMKLIQRAGYEQYILKLAIAYEGYHFYLPAFLDFRGRIYRSGILHFHERDLARSLVIFAKEDSQVSSSIPISFYCAASHLYRSFDNNDDAVEWFEEAKGTFEEAPNDLLIKFACDAKKPLQFLSCVVVFKEYSTTQDLQAITSYPITQDASASAYQLMSYFLLDKDLAKNTNLIQRPGDSNIQDIYSYLLKEVQVYINDNDKYKNDSLILTVSDNLTRKIVKGIFMPMIYGKTLMSTGIFLQESFSFDLGKRQNAVAQVFYDFFKVKYSRLNCLMNMIQNIGWFSSERGNPVCYKVPLFTTIQDYRKSSETHIWVYSKSTHSRKKVTLSIPSEERDSRKTLSSTFVNFIHQKDACLAMNVVKFLLSDPSIPIPIYTVHDNFITIADCCFSLPLLYISAYKELGPPLLTINEFIYMNCSKPGYHDPEKFKRVIPSRELESLLNNLIQQMHL; from the exons ATGAATCAAAAGAAAGATTCCCAGGAGACAACCTGGATTACTCGAACTCACGAGTTCTTGCCACCTATCGGCAGTGATGATCGTGAAAAAGTTATTGGATTCTGGTCAGATTTTTACAAGAGTGTCTTTGAACTAAGTGAGAGTACTTCAAGCTACCAAGATTGTTTTCCTACAAAGAATGATTCGATCTACAAACAGATTGTATTCAAACGTCTGGAACAATGTAGGGGATCACATCTTAGCGATGAGCAGTTGCGAAAACTTCAATTATTCATTGAGGACTCCACTTTGGAATTTGATGAGAAATCGATGTATAAAACAGTCCCTAACGCAGTCAAAATGATGATTCTGCGAGGTGAGGAATCTGTTGTTGATGATTCATCTGGAAAGAGAAAGAAAGCGGGTTTTCAATCAGTCAAGAAAGGATATGATTCATCTGCAATGACTTATCTTTTGAAAAGTTCTAAGCTCACTGCTGAAGAGAAAGACTCACTCAATGTTTTTGGTCAACATACGTTGGAAGTTTTACTAATCCATGTGTTAAGTGTGTTGTTTAATTCAGTGGAATCTGATTCAGTCATTCGTCTATCAACTCTAATAGATCGTCTAGATACTACTGTGCGTTCTCAGATCCAACTATTAAAGAATCGCAAATCTAGGTATGAACAATCCATATCGACTGCTAAAGCCGGCGTTGATATCGCTCCGAAACCTAATGGGTCCCCGAAAAACACCTTTCATTTTGGTAATGaattagcttcattcttggaAAGAAAGGATTTGATCGAAATTTCGATTATTGGGAATATTGAAGATGAACCAAACCGTAAGAAAAATGGTTCTTTTTATTTAGCTAAACATCAGTACGTACACTGCAAAATTCCCGCATCCGATTTACCTATAAGGTTTAGTTTGCCCATGGTCTGCAAACCAGAAGATTGGCAAAGTATTCTCCAGGATAATCAAAAGCCTAAGTATCTATCCGATCTAAGGGGTGGTTATTTAAGTAGTTTAACTGCGGATGTAGATGAGCGTTACCGCTTGTTAAGCTCAAAGAACctagataatttttatttagaattcCATGATGATAATTCCACTGAATTATGTGATATCATGAATAAACTGCAAAGTCAACCATTTAAGGTTAATAGCTCTTTCTTGTCATATATTCGTCAAAATGAGTCTCTATTGGTTGAGCAGGGTTTAATACTACCAAGTTTTCTATCTAAATTACAAATCAAAGATATTTATGAGAAATTTAAGAAGAAGTATTATTCATATCATTTCTCCAAAAGTGTACGCCTTGCCACCTTATTCAAAGAATTGATGAAACTCATTCAGCGTGCCGGCTATGAGCAATACATATTGAAATTAGCAATAGCCTACGAGGGCTACCATTTTTATTTACCCGCTTTTCTGGATTTCCGAGGTCGAATTTATCGCAGTGGTATTTTACATTTCCACGAACGTGATCTAGCCAGAAGTCTGGTCATCTTTGCAAAAGAAGACTCTCAAGTCTCCTCTTCTATTCCAATATCCTTTTATTGTGCAGCATCCCACCTTTACAGATCTTTCGATAATAACGATGATGCTGTGGAATGGTTTGAGGAAGCTAAAGGTACTTTTGAAGAAGCTCCTAATgatttattaatcaaatttgCTTGTGATGCGAAAAAACCATTACAGTTCCTGTCATGTGTTGTTGTATTTAAAGAGTATTCAACTACTCAAGATCTACAAGCTATAACATCTTATCCTATAACCCAGGACGCCTCCGCGAGTGCTTATCAGCTAATGAGCTACTTTTTATTAGATAAAGATCTGGCTAAGAATACAAATCTTATACAACGACCGGGTGATTCCAATATCCAAGATATTTATTCATACCTTCTCAAAGAAGTGCAAGTCTACATAAATgataatgataaatataaaaatgattcaCTCATTCTTACTGTAAGTGATAATCTGACGCGTAAGATAGTGAAAGGAATCTTTATGCCTATGATATATGGTAAAACATTAATGAGCACGGGTATCTTTCTGCAAGAGAGTTTCTCTTTCGATCTGGGTAAGCGCCAGAACGCTGTGGCTCAAGTCTTTTATGACTTCTTTAAGGTGAAATATTCTAGACTGAATTGCTTGATGAATATGATCCAAAATATTGGATGGTTCTCATCAGAAAGGGGTAACCCAGTTTGCTATAAAGTCCCATTATTTACAACAATACAGGATTATCGAAAATCATCAGAGACTCATATATGGGTCTACTCAAAAAGCACTCATTCGAGGAAAAAGGTAACTCTCTCAATACCTTCGGAGGAACGAGATAGTCGAAAAACGCTGTCATCAACCTTCGTCAACTTCATTCATCAAAAGGATGCCTGTCTCGCTATGAATGTAGTCAAGTTCTTACTCTCTGATCCTTCTATCCCTATCCCTATATACACAGTTCACGACAACTTTATAACAATAGCAGACTGTTGCTTTAGCTTGCCGTTGTTGTATATCTCAGCCTATAAGGAATTGGGTCCACCTCTTTTAACGATCAACGAGTTCATCTATATGAATTGTTCCAAACCAGGTTACCATGATCCAGAGAAATTCAAAAGAGTTATTCCTTCTCGTGAACTCGAATCTCTCTTAAATAATT TGATACAACAAATGCACCTGTAG
- the LOC135151248 gene encoding DNA polymerase-like — protein sequence MRLMSESGNLSKKSFPIDIVYSISMLVKKGAYKRVHTTRSYTSRYFDSDLFYTRIRHTTYASPHPFLIQAAHDIDPGFTVLEIVLIIIAIFDLLIRYVFSSVKGYSKFLITLTLIDKDGKDITYTICDAIPLTPLDGSAFLPYKDIFSYIYRAVIQVFETYKGAIISKIALRIFLTGQNLEKHLSKDEIIKILDTLLEDLSHDDDGYNSDWDGSENGNHVGNKNESKKSLGLLSLVLNDKRDVKPPVAKPISNKKRTYNSNISQIISSNPNPKGVTPFMVADIETILHKDDTGMEVQTPYAVGLLVVLPEKEVDKADIMTFYSEDLLYKAIYSSFKDRSEKILYEMVKRIDVVATTQYKTAKSIYFHNLSRFDGIILLKHLICHHPYYSIQPLIRNHRIYEIKVYKKMQQEVNEKMVDKKGVLLFSFKDSLNLLPGKLATLAQSLCPDLGAKYDFDHEQLKTVEDISLREEELREYLKQDVLLLGGVLKKAQEIILNIYNVNINTVLTISSLAMRIFRIQYYDASSFPIHIPNVNEDQFIRKGYYGGHVDVYKPRGENLYYYDVNSLYPYVMQEYPMPAGKPYWNGDLRKKDLDTLYGFIEAYVKCPDSIKKPFLPYREKVNGSLIFPTGYFVGVYYSEELKYARDLGYTIYPLRGYLFKKTESPFKTFVNDLYNSRLEAKKDGNEGMSYVYKILMNSLYGRFGINPKMTITEICNQDCYNQLVRKDTFINGDKLYEDTYVANLKKDLSTDSWDPPKNAAVQLAAAITACARIHMYPYIAREDCYYTDTDSIVLGNPLSDDMVSSSVLGKLKLEDQIAWGLFLAPKTYCYTTIDGKDVLKHKGAAKHFVDIDWYENQYANRKNEKSVPYSTPFGVDWNQLRIVKKTSHLAMNVDIGTKRKVVYSENNVWLETTPFKVENLKDCSNQDLRYIIKKIQHEKDKEDETTNTSSTTPTDGKKETESSNVDDSTSSPTSSSTTIDDRTSTNAPYSTVENPRSGNDSDEDGYASDRNERSDSRSGNDSNNHNSNERSGGNNVDERSDSRSGYGSSHESNDNSNSSGSDEDGDNKDEILPDKEDETTNTSEKSSSTTPTDGNKETEARTVRSDGNGSYYDSTSYSTVDTQHTDDHDSEPENSSPGNDSNNNNDNSSGNGKGWSLEKEYDNNSGSDNKSCTPPENHSSSDSDNNNNRTSSPTTTNSSSGWDALVKEMKREKEQKERDTTSSTSSTCEPTSTYAPTANDYTTARNVDDYSQRDTIGENELIEHYVIRMENKDRVKEIWDRKARAEEMLSKLNSDNVYNPRTRNYWKDEIRCVNRAYAIFKTQKDIREGKTTVEDITLSNWYAGDYSADIPYPYDPDVKILLDKFKDKEKAQHVWLWKERTHMELKREAEKGDNADQRLLMLYKYRIACVKVAYSKYMDSQQMDGDERLESLADFLPSNDSYDYESNGSYYDSYDVESNGKNDDSSLTTSVNDTTTSEDRVTNDYTTSSSNDSYYDSSSSIDISAQELDRSSDKTDDHTQEQRDNAHLSEPFKRDKEVEHLEKNQDDP from the coding sequence ATGAGGCTCATGAGCGAAAGtgggaatctttcaaaaaagAGCTTTCCGATCGATATTGTTTACAGTATTAGTATGTTAGTAAAAAAGGGGGCATACAAAAGGGTTCATACAACCCGTTCATACACAAGCCGTTACTTCGATTCTGATCTATTCTATACGCGTATTCGTCATACAACATATGCTTCTCCACATCCGTTTTTGATTCAAGCTGCCCATGATATAGACCCGGGCTTCACCGTTCTGGAAATCGTCTTAATAATCATCGCTATTTTCGATCTTCTAATTCGTTATGTCTTCTCATCGGTAAAAGGATATTCCAAATTCCTTATTACCTTGACCCTAATTGATAAGGATGGTAAGGATATTACATATACTATATGTGATGCAATACCATTGACTCCACTAGATGGTAGCGCGTTCCTTCCTTATAAGGATATCTTTTCCTATATCTATAGGGCTGTTATCCAAGTTTTTGAGACTTACAAAGGTGCTATCATTAGCAAAATCGCCCTGCGTATTTTTCTAACTggtcaaaatcttgaaaaacaTCTCTCAAAAGATGAAATCATAAAGATACTTGATACCCTTTTAGAGGATCTTTCTCATGATGATGATGGCTACAATTCAGACTGGGACGGTAGTGAGAATGGCAACCATGTTGGAAACAAGAACGAGAGCAAGAAGAGTCTTGGTCTTCTTTCGTTGGTTTTAAACGACAAAAGAGATGTCAAACCCCCTGTTGCTAAACCTATTTCGAATAAGAAACGTACTTATAATAGCAATATATCGCAAATCATTTCTTCCAATCCTAATCCTAAGGGTGTTACACCATTTATGGTGGCCGATATTGAGACAATTCTTCATAAGGATGATACGGGGATGGAAGTGCAGACTCCATACGCAGTAGGTTTACTGGTGGTTCTACCTGAAAAGGAAGTGGATAAAGCGGATATTATGACTTTCTATAGCGAGGATTTGCTTTACAAAGCAATCTATTCATCCTTCAAAGATAGGAGCGAGAAAATCCTATATGAGATGGTTAAACGGATTGATGTAGTAGCTACTACACAGTATAAGACAGCTAAGTCTATATACTTCCATAACTTATCACGATTCGATGGAATAATCTTGCTTAAGCACTTAATCTGTCATCATCCATACTACAGCATTCAACCTCTGATTCGAAACCATCGAATTTACGAGATCAAAGTCTACAAAAAGATGCAACAAGAGGTGAATGAAAAGATGGTTGATAAGAAAGGTGTTCTGTTATTCTCCTTCAAAGATTCGTTAAATCTACTTCCTGGAAAACTGGCTACCCTGGCACAGAGCCTGTGTCCGGATCTTGGGGCTAAATATGATTTCGATCATGAGCAACTCAAAACTGTGGAAGATATCTCTCTTAGGGAAGAAGAATTGCGTGAGTATTTGAAGCAGGATGTGCTTCTACTTGGAGGAGTTCTGAAAAAAGCTCAAGAGATCATCTTGAATATCTATAATGTGAACATAAATACAGTCTTGACCATATCATCCCTAGCTATGAGAATCTTTCGTATTCAATACTATGATGCTTCGTCTTTTCCAATCCACATCCCAAACGTGAATGAAGATCAATTCATCAGGAAGGGCTACTACGGAGGTCATGTTGATGTCTATAAACCAAGAGGTGAGAACTTGTACTACTATGATGTGAACTCTCTCTATCCCTATGTGATGCAAGAATACCCAATGCCTGCTGGTAAACCATACTGGAATGGAGATCTGAGGAAGAAAGATTTAGACACCCTCTATGGATTTATTGAGGCTTATGTGAAATGCCCGGATTCTATCAAAAAACCATTTCTACCCTATAGGGAAAAGGTTAATGGATCTCTCATCTTTCCAACAGGATACTTTGTCGGTGTTTACTATAGCGAGGAGTTGAAATATGCTCGCGATTTGGGCTACACCATCTACCCTCTACGTGGCTATCTCTTTAAGAAGACGGAAAGCCCTTTCAAGACCTTTGTCAACGATCTATATAATAGCAGGTTAGAGGCTAAGAAAGATGGGAATGAAGGAATGTCTTATGTTTACAAAATCCTTATGAATTCACTTTACGGCAGATTTGGTATCAATCCAAAAATGACTATTACCGAGATCTGCAATCAAGATTGTTACAATCAATTAGTAAGAAAGGATACTTTCATAAATGGGGACAAACTGTACGAAGATACATACGTAGCGAATTTAAAGAAAGATTTATCAACAGATAGTTGGGACCCGCCTAAGAATGCTGCAGTCCAACTAGCAGCGGCTATTACAGCATGTGCAAGGATCCATATGTATCCATATATAGCAAGAGAGGACTGCTACTACACAGACACAGACTCTATAGTTCTTGGTAACCCACTCTCAGATGATATGGTATCTTCTTCAGTCTTAGGGAAATTGAAGCTAGAAGATCAAATAGCGTGGGGGCTCTTTTTAGCACCTAAAACCTATTGCTATACTACAATTGATGGTAAAGATGTACTAAAACACAAGGGTGCAGCAAAACATTTTGTTGACATTGATTGGTATGAAAACCAATATGCTAATAGAAAGAACGAGAAAAGTGTACCGTATTCGACTCCCTTTGGTGTTGATTGGAATCAACTTCGGATTGTTAAGAAAACGTCACATCTTGCGATGAATGTGGATATCGGTACCAAAAGGAAAGTGGTATACAGTGAAAATAATGTTTGGTTGGAGACCACACCCTTTAAAGTGGAAAACTTAAAAGACTGCTCAAATCAGGACTTGAGATACATTATCAAGAAAATCCAACATgagaaagataaagaagatGAGACTACTAACACTTCTTCAACTACGCCTACGGATGGCAAGAAAGAGACAGAAAGCAGCAACGTTGATGATAGCACTTCTTCGCCAACCAGCTCTTCAACAACCATTGATGATAGAACTTCGACTAATGCACCTTATAGCACTGTTGAGAACCCACGCTCTGGcaatgatagtgatgaagacggCTACGCCAGTGATAGAAACGAACGCTCAGACTCACGCTCTGGCAATGATAGCAATAACCATAACAGCAACGAACGCTCAGGTGGCAACAACGTTGATGAACGCTCAGACTCACGCTCTGGCTACGGCAGTTCACATGAAAGCAATGATAATAGCAATAGCTCTGGGAGTGATGAAGACGGTGACAATAAGGATGAAATCCTACCGGATAAAGAAGATGAGACTACTAACACTTCTGAGAAGTCTTCTTCAACTACGCCTACGGATGGCAACAAAGAGACAGAAGCAAGAACTGTTCGTTCAGATGGCAATGGCAGCTACTATGATAGCACTTCTTATAGCACTGTTGACACTCAACATACGGATGACCATGATAGTGAACCAGAGAATAGCTCCCCTGGCAACGATAGCAATAACAACAATGATAATAGCTCTGGTAACGGCAAGGGATGGTCCTTAGAGAAAGAATATGATAACAATTCTGGGAGTGACAATAAGAGTTGTACCCCTCCTGAGAACCATTCTTCAAGTGATTCAGACAACAATAACAATAGGACTTCTTCGCCTACCACAACTAACAGTTCTTCAGGATGGGATGCACTTGTAAAagagatgaaaagagaaaaagaacaaaaagaaagagatacAACTTCTTCAACTAGCAGCACTTGTGAGCCTACTTCTACCTATGCGCCTACTGCAAATGATTACACTACAGCGCGAAACGTAGATGATTATTCTCAACGTGACACCATAGGAGAAAATGAATTGATTGAACACTATGTTATTAGAATGGAGAACAAAGATAGAGTGAAAGAGATCTGGGATCGCAAAGCAAGAGCAGAAGAAATGCTGAGCAAACTCAATTCAGACAATGTATACAACCCTAGAACAAGAAATTATTGGAAAGATGAAATCAGGTGTGTAAACCGGGCCTATGCTATCTTCAAGACCCAGAAGGACATCAGGGAAGGTAAGACAACAGTAGAAGATATTACACTATCCAACTGGTATGCTGGGGATTATTCTGCGGATATTCCTTATCCCTATGATCCAGACGTTAAGATACTTCTTGACAAATTCAAGGATAAAGAAAAAGCACAACACGTATGGCTATGGAAAGAGAGAACCCATATGGAGCTAAAAAGAGAAGCTGAGAAGGGAGATAATGCTGACCAACGACTTTTGATGTTGTACAAATATCGTATAGCATGTGTCAAGGTCGCTTACTCTAAATACATGGATAGTCAACAAATGGATGGAGACGAAAGACTCGAATCTTTAGCAGACTTCCTACCCTCTAATGATAGCTATGATTATGAGAGCAATGGCAGCTACTATGATAGCTATGATGTAGAGAGCAATGGCAAGAATGATGATTCTAGCTTAACTACAAGTGTAAACGATACCACTACAAGCGAAGACAGAGTAACCAACGATTACACTACAAGCTCGAGCAATGACAGCTACTACGATAGCTCTTCTTCCATTGATATAAGTGCGCAGGAGCTGGATAGAAGTTCAGATAAGACTGATGATCATACGCAAGAACAAAGAGATAATGCTCATCTTTCAGAACCCTTTAAGCGCGACAAAGAGGTCGAGCATCTTGAGAAGAATCAAGATGATCCATAG
- the LOC135151253 gene encoding LOW QUALITY PROTEIN: NADH-ubiquinone oxidoreductase chain 6-like (The sequence of the model RefSeq protein was modified relative to this genomic sequence to represent the inferred CDS: deleted 1 base in 1 codon) — protein sequence MILSVLSSLALVSALMVVRAKNPVHSVSFSIPVFRNTSGLLLLLGLDFFAMIFPVVYIGAIAVSFLFVVMMFHIQIAEIHEEVLRYLPVSGIIGLIFWWEMFFILDNESIPLLPTQRNTTSLRYMVYAGKVRSWTNLETLGNLLYTYYSVWFLVPSLILLVAMIGAIVLTMHRTTKVKRQDVFRRNAIDSRRTIMRRTTDPSRSTKRRSRAEGSILVRIQFVRRVQSVLSTRLAAALATRK from the exons ATGATACTTTCTGTTTTGTCGAGCCTTGCTTTGGTCTCTGCTTTGATGGTTGTACGTGCTAAAAATCCGGTACATTCCGTTTCGTTTTCCATCCCAGTCTTTCGCAACACTTCAGGTTTACTTCTTTTGTTAGGTCTCGACTTTTTCGCTATGATCTTCCCAGTAGTTTATATAGGAGCTATAGCCGTTTCATTCCTATTCGTTGTTATGATGTTCCATATTCAAATAGCGGAGATTCACGAAGAAGTATTGCGCTATTTACCAGTGAGTGGTATTATTGGACTGATCTTTTGGTGGGAAATGTTCTTCATTTTAGATAATGAAAGCATTCCATTACTACCAACCCAAAGAAATACGACCTCTCTGAGATATATGGTTTATGCCGGAAAGGTACGAAGTTGGACTAATTTGGAAACATTGGGCAATTTACTTTATACTTACTATTCCGTCTGGTTTTTGGTTCCTAGTCTGATTTTATTAGTAGCCATGATTGGGGCTATAGTACTGACTATGCATAGGACTACTAAGGTGAAAAGACAGGATGTATTCCGACGAAATGCTATTGATTCTAGGAGGACTATAATGAGGAGGACGACAGACCCA TCACGATCGACTAAACGGAGAAGTCGCGCCGAAGGGAGCATATTGGTTCGAATCCAATTCGTGAGAAGAGTCCAGAGTGTGCTCTCAACTCGACTTGCTGCTGCATTAGCTACAcgaaaataa